A single window of Wenzhouxiangella sp. XN24 DNA harbors:
- a CDS encoding TIGR03016 family PEP-CTERM system-associated outer membrane protein, translating into MHVELPPEWWTRRARESCWAVIIGLCWPLGAGAAQWDFMPRVSLAETWTDNVSLAADGLEDSEWITELTPGFSLTGEGARVKLTLDYDLQALWFADNSDFNDTFHQASGTGNFVLAPESLFLDAFVRLDQQNIDTSGRVGFSNLFQTNNRTDALVFGASPYHTGRYGDWAESLLRFDYRGVRYANTDATTINIEDSDTQTISGWFGSPANARGLSWRTYASQSTTDFEQAQDFRFDRVGLELGVPVGLRTRLTATGGVESDVTEDSSKGGLDASFWSAGLEWNPDELQSLRLSVGERYFGTSYGASYSRRGSRGSVELSYSEDPTTSSGLLGNDSVFQPGQRPGGSATLDTRVFLSKRFAATARYELVRSVITARIYSDRRTYEDGAGDSQDVAGATLGFDWDIAPRTMVGLSADFEQRDFDGAQGQDDYLDLSLRVVREITRTFSGTFRLAHFKRDSEVREEYSANLATLSLDARF; encoded by the coding sequence ATGCACGTTGAGCTACCCCCAGAATGGTGGACACGCCGTGCGCGGGAGAGTTGCTGGGCGGTAATCATTGGGCTCTGCTGGCCGCTGGGGGCCGGAGCGGCCCAGTGGGACTTCATGCCCCGCGTGTCGCTTGCCGAGACCTGGACAGACAATGTCTCGCTCGCCGCGGACGGTCTCGAGGATTCCGAGTGGATCACCGAGCTCACCCCCGGTTTCTCACTCACGGGTGAGGGTGCGCGGGTGAAGCTGACTCTCGACTACGACCTCCAGGCTCTTTGGTTCGCTGACAACAGCGACTTCAACGACACCTTCCACCAGGCCAGCGGCACTGGCAATTTCGTGCTCGCCCCCGAGAGCTTGTTCCTGGATGCATTTGTTCGCCTCGACCAGCAGAACATCGACACCAGCGGCCGGGTGGGCTTCAGCAACCTGTTCCAGACGAACAACCGCACCGACGCGCTGGTGTTCGGGGCGAGCCCGTATCACACGGGACGCTACGGCGACTGGGCTGAGAGCCTGCTGCGCTTCGACTACCGTGGTGTGCGTTACGCCAACACAGACGCGACCACGATCAACATCGAGGACTCCGACACCCAGACGATCTCCGGGTGGTTCGGTAGCCCGGCGAACGCCCGAGGATTAAGCTGGCGCACTTATGCCAGCCAGTCGACCACCGATTTCGAGCAGGCGCAGGATTTCCGCTTCGATCGTGTTGGCCTGGAACTCGGCGTGCCTGTAGGGTTGCGCACCCGCCTGACGGCCACAGGTGGCGTCGAATCGGACGTCACTGAGGATTCTTCCAAGGGCGGCCTTGACGCTTCGTTCTGGTCGGCCGGACTGGAATGGAATCCCGACGAGCTGCAGAGCCTCAGACTCAGCGTCGGTGAGCGTTACTTCGGGACCTCTTATGGGGCCAGCTACTCGCGACGGGGTTCACGTGGCAGCGTCGAGCTGAGCTATTCGGAGGATCCAACCACTTCCAGCGGGCTGTTGGGGAATGACAGCGTCTTCCAGCCGGGCCAACGTCCCGGCGGCAGCGCAACCCTCGATACCCGTGTTTTCCTTAGCAAGCGCTTCGCCGCCACGGCGCGCTACGAGTTGGTCCGCTCCGTAATCACCGCCCGGATCTATTCCGACCGGCGCACCTACGAGGACGGCGCCGGGGACTCACAAGACGTGGCGGGCGCCACGCTGGGCTTTGATTGGGACATTGCGCCACGCACCATGGTTGGGCTAAGTGCTGATTTCGAGCAGCGGGATTTCGACGGTGCACAAGGCCAAGACGATTATCTCGACCTGAGCCTGCGTGTTGTGCGCGAGATCACTCGGACGTTCTCGGGCACCTTCCGTCTCGCCCACTTCAAGCGCGATTCGGAAGTGCGCGAGGAGTACAGCGCCAACCTTGCGACGCTGTCATTGGATGCCCGTTTCTAG
- a CDS encoding XrtA system polysaccharide deacetylase — protein MSRTIVNAMSVDVEDYFHVAALSEAIARDDWESMNSRVDASTRRLLDVFDAADTKATFFTLGWVAERHPELVREIERRGHEVACHGYSHQLVYQQTPAEFREETLRSKQLLEDITGAAVIGYRAASYSITAKSRWALDILVEAGFAYDSSIFPVRHDLYGMPGAQRFPHVLETDAGASIVEFPPSTARVLGQNVPAAGGGYFRLYPYSLSRWLIRRINQDERQPTVFYLHPWEVDPDQPRVNASWRSRFRHYNNLDRCEERLRRLLNDFEMTTCIQVLKAQSMIPATD, from the coding sequence ATGAGCCGCACTATCGTCAACGCGATGTCAGTTGACGTGGAGGACTACTTCCATGTCGCCGCCCTGTCAGAGGCGATTGCCCGGGACGACTGGGAGAGCATGAACAGCCGCGTGGACGCCAGCACGCGCCGTCTGCTGGACGTGTTTGACGCCGCCGATACGAAGGCCACATTCTTCACCCTGGGCTGGGTGGCCGAGCGCCACCCCGAGCTGGTGCGGGAAATCGAGCGCCGCGGACACGAAGTGGCCTGCCATGGCTATTCACACCAGCTGGTTTACCAGCAGACGCCAGCCGAGTTTCGCGAGGAGACACTTCGCTCGAAACAGCTCCTGGAGGACATCACGGGGGCAGCGGTGATCGGCTACCGCGCGGCGAGTTACTCCATCACTGCGAAGTCACGCTGGGCGCTGGACATCCTAGTGGAGGCCGGGTTTGCCTACGACTCCAGCATCTTTCCGGTGCGCCACGACCTGTACGGCATGCCCGGCGCACAGCGCTTTCCGCATGTCCTCGAGACCGACGCCGGAGCAAGCATTGTCGAGTTCCCGCCGAGCACTGCGCGGGTCCTGGGCCAGAATGTGCCCGCGGCTGGCGGTGGCTACTTTCGTCTCTATCCGTATTCGCTGAGCCGTTGGCTGATCCGGCGGATCAACCAGGATGAGCGCCAGCCAACGGTGTTCTACCTTCATCCCTGGGAGGTCGATCCAGACCAGCCCCGTGTCAATGCAAGCTGGCGCTCCCGGTTTCGGCATTACAACAACCTCGACAGGTGTGAGGAACGGCTGCGGCGGTTGCTGAATGATTTCGAAATGACCACCTGCATCCAGGTGCTCAAAGCGCAGAGCATGATTCCGGCCACGGATTGA
- a CDS encoding FemAB family XrtA/PEP-CTERM system-associated protein: protein MSIRLRPHCPADDAAWDAFVAAHPKGTLYHARGFHDAVQEAFGAPSHGLIAENECGDIVGLMPLIRQRSRLFGDRLVSLPYANHGGPLAEDPSVALELFNAAGALQQELGCQQVEVRDLESRELHWHVHTDKVLMTLALPETPELLGNALGAKMRSQCRRALKEGAEVVHGGVELVPEFYRVFATNMRDLGTPVYPRRWFNVLASHLGDAIHLVVVRLRGEPVAGAVLVQWKNTLEIPWASSHRDFNRFAVNMLLYRSALDFAIRTGCRDFDFGRSTRGSGPHKFKRQWGAEESAIYWRMHPRSAGAGRTSDLVRAIWKRLPLPLANSIGPLLSPSLPW, encoded by the coding sequence ATGAGTATACGGTTACGACCTCATTGCCCTGCAGATGACGCGGCGTGGGACGCGTTTGTCGCTGCCCACCCGAAGGGCACTCTCTACCATGCACGAGGGTTTCATGATGCCGTCCAGGAGGCCTTCGGCGCACCGTCTCACGGGCTTATTGCCGAAAACGAGTGTGGCGATATAGTCGGCCTTATGCCGCTTATTCGTCAGCGTAGCCGGCTGTTTGGTGATCGCCTAGTGTCCTTGCCTTACGCCAACCATGGCGGACCGCTGGCTGAGGACCCATCAGTTGCATTGGAGCTGTTCAATGCTGCCGGTGCTTTGCAGCAGGAACTCGGTTGCCAGCAGGTGGAGGTGCGTGACCTCGAGTCGAGGGAGCTGCACTGGCACGTCCATACCGACAAAGTGCTTATGACCCTGGCGCTTCCGGAGACACCGGAATTGTTAGGGAACGCGTTGGGCGCAAAGATGCGCTCGCAATGCCGAAGGGCTTTAAAGGAAGGCGCCGAGGTGGTGCACGGCGGTGTGGAGCTGGTTCCCGAGTTCTACAGGGTCTTCGCTACCAACATGCGAGACCTGGGTACGCCGGTGTACCCACGCCGCTGGTTCAACGTGCTGGCAAGCCACCTTGGTGATGCGATTCACCTCGTTGTAGTTCGGCTGCGCGGCGAGCCCGTGGCCGGGGCTGTCCTGGTCCAGTGGAAGAATACCCTGGAGATTCCCTGGGCTTCATCGCATAGGGATTTCAATCGGTTCGCGGTAAACATGTTGCTGTATCGATCAGCGCTCGACTTCGCTATCCGCACTGGCTGCCGTGATTTTGATTTCGGGCGCTCCACTCGGGGTTCCGGGCCACACAAGTTCAAGCGGCAGTGGGGTGCGGAAGAGTCGGCGATCTACTGGCGGATGCATCCACGTAGTGCGGGCGCCGGTCGTACGAGCGACCTCGTCAGAGCAATCTGGAAGAGGTTGCCGCTACCACTGGCGAACAGCATTGGACCGCTGCTTTCGCCAAGCCTTCCCTGGTGA